The Microcystis panniformis FACHB-1757 region CAGAAATGAAGATTACTTTCCTGATCATAGCGGCGGATATCGATCGCCTGATAAAATAGCAACGATCCTTTATATTGTCTTTATGTCCACCGAAACTAATTTAACCACAACTACGGGCGCTGATGCCATTGATGTGGCGATCGCTAATGGCATTGATTTTGATGGTTCCCCAATTCCCCCGGCAAAATTGGAACTTTATCACCGGGTAATGGGTTTGGAAGCAGGACGACAAAGAAGCGGGGTTTCTAACACGATGAGATCGCGAATTGTCCGCATCGGGGCCAAACATATCCCCCAAGAGGAATTAAATCAGCTGTTGTTAGCCGCCGATTTTGCCCCTCTCAAGGAGAAAGAAATCGCTTTTTACCTATAATGTCGGCTTTTCATCTCTCGGTTTCACCTCGGAGATGAAAAGTTCCGCCAGCATAGAACAGCGAAGCACGACTAAGAATAACTCTAATCTATAGTTGCCAATTTAACTTTAGTATGCTAGAGTAGTTTGCGTGGTAGGTCGATAACGCAAAATGTTTGTTTTAGAGTACAAGCTTAGAGGAAAACCATCTCAATATCAAGCCATTGATGAGGCTATTCGGACAGTACAGTTTGTTCGGAATAAATGTCTTAGATATTGGGAAGACAATAAAGGTGTAGGACAAAAGGATGTATATAAATATGTCACTCAATTAAGAAGTCAATACCCTTTTGTTCAAGACCTTAACTCTACAGCTTGTCAACAGGCTTGCGAACGGACTTGGACTGCTATTCTTAGGTTCTATAATAACTGTAAGAACAAAATTGCTGGTAAGA contains the following coding sequences:
- a CDS encoding small RNA NsiR4-regulated ssr1528 family protein; the encoded protein is MSTETNLTTTTGADAIDVAIANGIDFDGSPIPPAKLELYHRVMGLEAGRQRSGVSNTMRSRIVRIGAKHIPQEELNQLLLAADFAPLKEKEIAFYL